In Planctomycetaceae bacterium, the sequence GCGCGGCAGAAACCGCCCGTCAGGGGAAGCACGACGACCAGCGCAAGGAATCCGGTGCGTATCAACGACATGCAGAACCTGCGCCTTCTTCCCGAGGGGCAATGGTGTTGTCAGCCGGACCACCGGCCAAATCGTCTCCATCGTGCATCGGTCGCAGCGGAAATGCGGCTTGAACACCCCGAAAACCGCTGGCAAACTTTGCCCTCGTTACAATCGCGTTAACCTGGGTAGAATCTGAGTGCGGCGACGGAACGTTCCCGTCGATTTCCAAAACCTCGGCAGCCACGTTCAAGCGGCGCGATGCACTGCGACCGCGAACGGCGGGTTGCATCGCGGGGAAAAACGATCAGGCCGATGGCGTCCGCGAAACATTCACCGGCAGGACGCTGCGTTCTGTCAAAACGGCCGAATGTCGGCGACATTCACTGGGAGCCCGAGGACGATGGTGTCCGATCCGAAAGAAAACGTCACGTTGCGACAGGCTCGTAAGCTGATCCGTGCGAAGCAGTATCCTGAGGCCGTTGCGTTTCTGACGGCGGCTTTGACCGAAACCGTCGGTGACCGGCAATTGCTGGAACTCCTTGGCACAACTCACTTCCTTGCCGGCAGCCACGAAGATGCCCGGGCCGCGTTCGAGAAACTGACCCGAGCCGACCCGATGTACGCCGGAGGCTGGGTCAATCTGGGAGCCGTCTGCAACGTGCTGGGTGACTTCCGCCGTGCGACGGAAGTTCTGAGGAAGGCCATTCAGCGAGACCGCCACTGCGCTTCGGCCTACTACAATCTGGGAATCGCTCAAAAGGGAATGCAGCAGCCGGACATGGCGATTTCGGCCTACCGCGAAGCCGTCAAGCTGGATGCGTCTCTGGCGGAGGCATGGCTGAACCTGGGCAACCTGTACATGGACACCAGCAAGTTCAAGGCGGCCGTTGACGCGTTTTCAAAGGGACTGCAGGCGTCTCCGAATTCCGCGAAGCTGAAACACCGTCTGACCAAAGCCGAAGAATCCATGGCCGGAACGCGCCGTGTCGATCCGCCGTTCGGTCGCCTGGTCAACGAGGAGGAGCTCGCGAAACGACAGGCACGATCGCGTCGCCGCGACCTCGACGCCGCCACACGAAACCACGAACGCGAAGAAATTCGAGCGATCGTTAAGGAACTGCGCCACAACGTTCGCCCGATCGTGCCGCTGCTGGACGAAACCCTGCATCGCGAACTGCACCTGCTGCATCTGGCGGTGGTCGAAAAAGACACCCGCGGCGAATCTCCGGCGGCCTATGACGCGATGCAGCAGACGATCCAGGACCTCGATGCGTACCGGGCAAAGATGGTGGAAGTCACCGGCGAGATCCGCGCGCACCTGAAACGCACCGATCCCGGCCTGTAGCGATCTGTTACTCGGCGATCGATGGATGCAGAAGTGCGACCGACGCGCGGTGAGGGCGAGACTCCCGCCGAAGCGCCTTCCCGCCGGCTCAAGTTTGGCAAGAACGCTTTCCCGCCGAACAACGACCGCGTTAATCATCTGCGAAAATCGCGAGCGAAACTCGACGCCGTCCGGATCGGGCGATATACCTCTTCGGCGTGTTGAACAGCCCGCCCGTGACTTCCGAAACTGAGCCGTCCCATGAAACTGTCCGCTTTTCGCCGCTGCCCGTTACCGTCACTGTGCAGACAACGAAAGACAGGCCATCGGCAATTCCGCGGCAATGCGTTCTCGAAACGCCCGGCGCGACTGCTTTGCGGTTCGATCATCCTGTTCCTCGTGACATGCGGAACAGTGACCGAACACAACACCGCGGTCGCCGGCGATGTCGTGCGTGACCTGCAGAAACAGGCCATCGAACAGGGCACCGCGGCATTCGGCCACTGGGGCACCGATCCGGCGAAGTACACACAGTGGAAGACACATTCCAACCGGCTGATTCCCGTGTACACGTTTGGCACAAGAGGCGCCGGCAAGGGAATCGACCTGGATTCCTATCGCGGAGCCAACAGTCCGTATCGCGATGAAGTGAAGGTCATGCGCATGTATGGCCGCGTTCCGGAACGGACGGTCGATCCTTCGGCCGACTGGATGGATCAGACCAACATCACCGACATTCAGCGCGCGGCTGCGGCAGCCGGGCGCAAGTACATCTTTCTTGTCGTTTTCGACGGCATGGACTGGCAGACGACTCGCGCGGCAGCCATCGTCAATGAAGGCGCTGTCAGCTATTCCGAAGGCAGGGGCCGGGGAACACACTTCCAGACCTATGAAGCCGACGGGACGGCACAGTTCCACTACATGGTCACCAGCCCTCACAATGAAGGCACTGACGTCGACGTCGATACGCAGACTGTTCGCAATCCGGGAGGAACGATCTTCGGTGGCTACGACGCTTCCGCCGGTGGAACCACGCCGTGGGCGGATCCCGCCGACGTCGGATATCTGATCGGACAGCCATCGGAGCGAAACGCGAAGCACGCCTACACCGATTCCTCATCGTCCGCCACCAGCATGACCGCAGGCATCAAGACCTATAACAATAGCGTGAACGTCGGTCCCGGCGGAG encodes:
- a CDS encoding tetratricopeptide repeat protein, which translates into the protein MVSDPKENVTLRQARKLIRAKQYPEAVAFLTAALTETVGDRQLLELLGTTHFLAGSHEDARAAFEKLTRADPMYAGGWVNLGAVCNVLGDFRRATEVLRKAIQRDRHCASAYYNLGIAQKGMQQPDMAISAYREAVKLDASLAEAWLNLGNLYMDTSKFKAAVDAFSKGLQASPNSAKLKHRLTKAEESMAGTRRVDPPFGRLVNEEELAKRQARSRRRDLDAATRNHEREEIRAIVKELRHNVRPIVPLLDETLHRELHLLHLAVVEKDTRGESPAAYDAMQQTIQDLDAYRAKMVEVTGEIRAHLKRTDPGL
- a CDS encoding alkaline phosphatase, whose product is MTCGTVTEHNTAVAGDVVRDLQKQAIEQGTAAFGHWGTDPAKYTQWKTHSNRLIPVYTFGTRGAGKGIDLDSYRGANSPYRDEVKVMRMYGRVPERTVDPSADWMDQTNITDIQRAAAAAGRKYIFLVVFDGMDWQTTRAAAIVNEGAVSYSEGRGRGTHFQTYEADGTAQFHYMVTSPHNEGTDVDVDTQTVRNPGGTIFGGYDASAGGTTPWADPADVGYLIGQPSERNAKHAYTDSSSSATSMTAGIKTYNNSVNVGPGG